The genomic stretch TACGGCGGGCTGCCGTTCGTCGACGACTCGGCGGGGGTGCTGCGCGAGGTGGCCCGCGTGCTGCGGCCGGGCGGGCGCTTCGTGTTCTCGCTCGGCCACCCGATCCGCTGGTGCCTGCCGGACGACCCGGGCCCGGGCGGGCTCGTGGTGCGGGACTCCTACTTCGACCGGACGCCGTACGTCGAGCAGGACCCGCGTGGGCGGGCCACCTACGTGGAGCACCACCGCACCCTGGGCGACCGGGTGCGGGAGGTCACGGCCGCCGGGCTGCGGCTGGTCGACCTCGTCGAGCCCGAGTGGCCGGCCGACAACGACCAGACCTGGGGCGGCTGGAGCCCGCTGCGCGGCGCGCTGGTGCCCGGGACGGCGATCTTCGTGTGCGCGAAGGGCTAGCCTCCGCTGCGTGACGAGCGGACGACGGGTCCTGGTGACCGGCGGCGCCGGCTTCATCGGCAGCCACCTGTGCGCTCGCCTGCTCGACGACGGGCACGAGGTGCTCTGCGTCGACAACTACTACTCCTCGACCCGCTCCAACATCGAGCACCTGCTGCCGCACCCGCGCTTCGAGGTCGTGCGGCACGACGTGACCTTCCCGCTCTACGTCGAGATCGACGAGATCTACCACCTGGCCTGCCCGGCCTCGCCGGTCCACTACCAGCGCGACCCGGTGCAGACCACCAAGACGGCCGTGGTGGGCAGCATCAACATGCTCGGCCTCGCGAAGCGGACCAAGGCCAGGGTGCTGCTCACCTCCACGTCCGAGGTCTACGGCGACCCGGAGGTCCACCCCCAGACCGAGGGCTACTGGGGCAACGTCAACCCGATCGGCCCTCGTGCCTGCTACGACGAGGGCAAGCGCGCGGCCGAGACCCTGTTCTTCGACTACCACCGGCAGCTGGGGACCGACGTGAAGGTGGTCCGGGTGTTCAACACCTACGGGCCACGGATGCACGCGGAGGACGGGCGGGTGGTGTCCAACTTCGTGGTGGCGGCCCTGGCCGGCCGACCCCTGGCACTGTACGGCGACGGCTCGCAGACCCGGTCGTTCTGCTACGTCGACGACCTCGTCGAGGGCCTGGTTCGGATGATGCACACTCCCCCTGGCACGACGGGCCCGGTCAACCTCGGCAACCCGGACGAGTTCTCGATGGCCGAGCTGGCAGCGCTGGTGGCCGAGCTCACCGGGTCGGGCTCGCCGGTCGAGCACCGGCCAC from Actinomycetes bacterium encodes the following:
- a CDS encoding UDP-glucuronic acid decarboxylase family protein, translating into MTSGRRVLVTGGAGFIGSHLCARLLDDGHEVLCVDNYYSSTRSNIEHLLPHPRFEVVRHDVTFPLYVEIDEIYHLACPASPVHYQRDPVQTTKTAVVGSINMLGLAKRTKARVLLTSTSEVYGDPEVHPQTEGYWGNVNPIGPRACYDEGKRAAETLFFDYHRQLGTDVKVVRVFNTYGPRMHAEDGRVVSNFVVAALAGRPLALYGDGSQTRSFCYVDDLVEGLVRMMHTPPGTTGPVNLGNPDEFSMAELAALVAELTGSGSPVEHRPRPQDDPARRCPDISLARGLLDWAPTVGLREGLARTIVYFSDRAE